Proteins encoded by one window of Panicum virgatum strain AP13 chromosome 7N, P.virgatum_v5, whole genome shotgun sequence:
- the LOC120682302 gene encoding uncharacterized WD repeat-containing protein C18H10.05-like, translating to MEGCQLLVGCRMEMEEETFFDSREELTASPAPSPGPAFPWYGSLDSVGQRRERFMRSMGLECSPSPLQADAVATVGDVEKEEVVLQEFGRLWSQSDENDCSMSSWSTEDTGSYEDGVSDDNSVSGSSRDDASSKVGRSFSSLSFIQRLMSRSGKLSGVPKAIERRRNGWLRRLGLRSSVLDHGGDEASTSSSESEQNRGGRYERVKVRCYRKRSKELSAVYQGQVIKAHDGAILTMKFSPDGQFLASGGQDGVVRVWGVTLSEDCKIPMDDPSCVYLKAHRKGGLAPADADNEKKCKVKGVKQSADSACIVIPTMVFQISEEPLQEFHGHSGDVLDLSWSNNKHLLSASTDKTVRLWELGSANCVTVFPHSNFVTCVQFNPACENRFISGSIDGKIRVWDIPRCSVVDWVDIRDIVTAICYRPDGKGAVVGTITGNCRFYDASDNLLRFEKQIALSGKKKSSLKRITAFEFCPSNPSKLMVTSADSKIKILDGTIVIQNYSGLRSGSCQSFATFTPDGQHIVSASEDSNIYFWNHEDQEEASLKHAKTIWSSERFHSNNAAIAIPWNDQKPRNPVSFASQILPPQGDNFWCMSKAVKCSSGRSEDSAVNTFVSRFAPGIFNLNQEFSTESTCRSSATWPEEILPSHSIRAILDESQYKFLRNCLQSTSNSWGQVIVTAGWDGKIRSFQNYGLPAHQ from the exons ATGGAGGGGTGCCAGTTGCTAGTAGGCTGTAGGatggagatggaggaggagacGTTCTTTGACTCGCGAGAGGAGCTCACGGCGTCGCCGGCTCCCAGCCCGGGCCCGGCATTCCCGTGGTACGGCAGCCTCGACAGCGTGGGGCAGAGGAGAGAGCGGTTCATGAGAAGCATGGGCCTGGAGTGCAGCCCGAGCCCGCTGCAAGCCGATGCTGTGGCCACCGTGGGCGATGTTgagaaggaggaggtggtgctgcAGGAATTTGGGAGATTATGGTCGCAGTCCGATGAGAACGACTGCTCCATGTCGAGTTGGTCCACGGAGGATACGGGGAGCTATGAGGACGGTGTCTCTGATGACAATTCCGTGAGTGGATCCAGCAGGGATGATGCTAGCAGCAAGGTGGGCAGGAGCTTCAGTTCATTGTCCTTCATCCAGAGGCTCATGAGCCGCAGTGGTAAGCTTTCTGGTGTTCCCAAGGCGATTGAGAGGAGAAGAAATGGATGGCTTCGGAGGCTGGGCTTGAGGTCCAGTGTCCTCGATCATGGAGGCGATGAAGCTAGCACCAGCTCCTCAGAGAGTGAACAAAACAGGGGTGGAAGGTATGAAAGGGTCAAGGTCCGGTGCTACCGGAAGCGGTCAAAGGAATTGTCAGCGGTTTATCAAGGCCAAGTGATCAAGGCACATGATGGTGCTATCCTGACTATGAAATTTAGTCCTGATGGGCAGTTTCTTGCAAGTGGAGGCCAAGATGGAGTTGTCAGGGTCTGGGGTGTCACCCTATCTGAGGATTGCAAAATCCCCATGGACGATCCTTCCTGTGTTTACCTCAAAGCTCATCGCAAGGGTGGATTGGCTCCTGCCGATGCTGACAATGAGAAGAAATGCAAAGTCAAGGGTGTGAAGCAATCCGCTGATTCTGCTTGCATTGTGATTCCAACCATGGTGTTCCAGATCTCAGAGGAACCACTGCAAGAGTTCCATGGTCACTCTGGTGATGTGCTGGATCTGTCGTGGTCTAACAATAAG CATCTATTGTCAGCATCAACAGACAAAACTGTTCGCTTGTGGGAACTTGGATCTGCAAATTGTGTCACTGTTTTTCCACACAGCAACTTCG TGACTTGCGTCCAGTTCAATCCAGCCTGTGAGAATCGATTCATCAGTGGATCAATAGATGGCAAAATCCGTGTATGGGATATTCCTAGATGCAGTGTTGTGGATTGGGTGGATATTAGGGACATTGTAACAGCGATTTGTTACCGACCTGATGGAAAG GGAGCAGTGGTTGGAACCATTACTGGAAATTGTCGGTTTTATGATGCATCAg ATAATCTGCTGCGGTTTGAAAAACAAATTGCGCTCAGTGGCAAGAAGAAATCTTCCCTTAAAAGAATCACTGCTTTTGAG TTCTGCCCAAGCAACCCAAGTAAATTAATGGTTACATCTGCTGACTCGAAGATCAAAATTCTTGATGGAACCATTGTGATTCAGAATTATAGTG GACTTCGAAGCGGATCCTGCCAGTCATTTGCAACATTCACTCCAGATGGGCAGCATATAGTTTCTGCTAGTGAAGACTcaaatatttatttctggaaccATGAAGACCAAGAAGAGGCTTCATTGAAACATGCAAAAACCATATGGTCATCAGAGCGCTTCCACTCCAACAATGCAGCCATTGCAATACCATGGAATGACCAAAAACCAAGAAACCCAGTTTCTTTTGCCTCTCAAATTTTGCCACCACAAGGTGACAATTTCTGGTGCATGAGCAAGGCTGTCAAGTGCAGTTCAGGCCGCAGTGAAGATTCTGCCGTCAACACTTTTGTGTCAAGATTTGCTCCTGGTATTTTCAATTTGAATCAGGAGTTCTCCACTGAGTCCACTTGCAGAAGTTCTGCTACCTGGCCTGAGGAAATTCTGCCTTCTCACTCAATTCGTGCAATTTTGGATGAGTCACAATACAAGTTCCTAAGGAACTGTCTCCAGAGCACATCAAACTCTTGGGGTCAAGTGATAGTTACTGCAGGATGGGATGGCAAGATTAGGTCATTCCAGAATTATGGCCTACCAGCGCATCAATGA